Genomic DNA from Rana temporaria chromosome 1, aRanTem1.1, whole genome shotgun sequence:
GGCCCACCTGAACCTGTGCTTGTGAACGGCGAGGAAGAATTTGTAGTAGAAGCGGTACTAGATTGCAGAAGAAGGAGGAATCAGGTTCAATACCTAATCAAGTGGCAGGGATACGGACCGGAGAACAACTCGTGGGAACCGGAAGACAATATTCACGCCCAAAGGCTCGTTCAAGCTTTCAAGAACTCTCATCCTGACAAGTTGGCTagattgggcatccggaggctgcccattaggagggggcaatgtcaggaagggcatgccagcacccaaaatggcggccatagAGGTCGAGCTGGGTCTTCAGCTTCCACAGGAGCGCCGTTAGCGCGcatgcgcgctcccgtgcgcgtgcgcgcgcgtgcacgtgcgggcgccgcggcgtgcactctctgagtgtttttggcgccagacaggctatttaggctggcctcttcttggactcaggtgctgtccgttctataGCGTTTGGCTAACCTACCTAGTAACCTGTATCCTGTTTCCTGTACCGTTgacccgacccggcttgcctttgatacccctgctctccgcctgcaccgacccggcttgttttggaccctgctttcgcctactgattctgctactctgctgccagcccaataccgacccagcctgccctgtgacctcgcttccggcttccgcctgtgttCCAGACGTATCCGATAGTGCATGACCCGGCTTGACCACTTCCTCTACCCGCTGACAGTTGCCTGGGACTACCAcctgcacctgtgcctctccGCTACCTGCTCAGCAACTCCAGCCTAGCGACTCACCAGCGATCCTGCAAGGGACTCGTGCgactttgtactttggagtctCCTGTCCACTTTACCAGGAGCTCGGAGTCAGAGCATTAGTCTCTATGTACCACAATGCTGCCCCTGTTTGTGGGGTTTATTGGTCTCTGCGTGTCACAATGCTGCCCCTGTTTGTGGGGTTTATTGGTCTCTGCGTGTCACAATGCTGCCCCTGTTTGTGGGGTTTATTGGTCCCTGCGTGCCACAACGCTGCCCCTGTTTGTGGGGTTTATTGGTCTCTGCGTGTCACAATGCTGCCCCTGTTTGTGGGGTTTATTGGTCTCTGTTTGCCACAATGCTGGTCCTGTTTATGGGGTTTATTGGTCTCTGTTTGCCACAATGCTGCCCCTGTTTGTGGGGTTTATTGGTCTCtgtgtggatgttagagaccttgcactcctccaccttctgtttgaagatgccccacaaatgctcaatagggtttaggtccggagacatacttggccagtccatcatctttaccctcggcttctttagcaaggcagtggtcatcatggaggtgtgtttggggtcgttatcatgttggaatactgccctggggcccagtctccgaagggagaggatcgtgctctgctttagtatgtcccaatacatattggcattcatggttccctcaatgaactgtagctccgcaGTGCCAGcagtactcatgcagccccagaccatgacactcccaccaccatggttgtctgtaggcaaaacacacttgtcttcgtattcctcacctggttgcccccaCACATGCTTTACACCATCTGTTTATGGGGTTTATTGGTCTCTGTTTGCCACAATGCTGCCCCTGTTTGTGGGGTTTATTGATCTCTGTGTGCCACAATACTGGCCCTGTTTGTGGGGTTTATTGGTCTCTATGTACCACAATGCTGCCCCTGTTTGTGGGGTTTATTGGTCTCTGCGTGTCACAATGCCGCCCTTGTTTGTGGGGTTTATTGGTCTCTGCGTGCCACAATGCTGCCCCTGTTTGTGGGGTTTATTGGTCTCTTCGTGCCACAATCCTGCCCCTGTTTGTGGGGTTTATTGGTCTCTGCGTGTCACAATGCTGCCCCTGTTTGTGGGGTTTATTGGTCTCTGTGTGTCACAATGCTGCCCCTGTTTGTGGGGTTTATTGGTCTCTGCGTGTCACAATGCTGCCCCTGTTTGTGGGGTTTATTGGTCTCTGCGTGTCACAATGCTGCCCCTGTTTGTGGAGTTTATTGGTCTCTGCGTGCCACAATACTGCCCCTGTTTGTGGGGTTTATTGGTCTCTGCGTGTCACAATGCTGCCCCTGTTTGTGGGGTTTATTGGTCTCTGTGTGTCACAATGCTGCCCCTGTTTGTGGGGTTTATTGGTCTCTGCGTGTCACAATGCTGCCCCTGTTTGTGGGGTTTATTGGTCTCTGCGTGTCACAATGCTGCCCCTGTTTGTGGGGTTTATTGGTCTCTGCGTGTCACAATGCTGCCCCTGTTTGTGGAGTTTATTGGTCTCTGCGTGCCACAATGCTGCCCCTGTTTGTGGGGTTTATTGGTCTCTGCGTGTCACAATGCTGCCCCTGTTTGTGGGGTTTATTGGTCTCTGCGTGTCACAATGCTGCCCCTGTTTGTGGGGTTTATTGGTCTCTGCGTGTCACAATGCTGCCCCTGTTTGTGGAGTTTATTGGTCTCTGCGTGCCACAATGCTGCCCCTGTTTGTGGGGTTTATTGGTCTCTGCGTGTCACAATGCTGCCCCTGTTTGTGGGGTTTATTGGTCTCTGCGTGTCACAATGCTGCCCCTGTTTGTGGGGTTTATTGGTCTCTGCGTGTCACAATGCTGCCCCTGTTTGTGGGGTTTATTGGTCTCTGCGTGTCACAATGCTGCCCCTGTTTGTGGAGTTTATTGGTCTCTGCGTGCCACAATACTGCCCCTGTTTGTGGGGTTTATTGGTCTCTGCGTGTCACAATGCTGCCCCTGTTTGTGGGGTTTATTGGTCTCTGCGTGTCACAATGCTGCCCCTGTTTGTGGGGTTTATTGGTCTCTGCGTGCCACAATGCTGCCCCTGTTTGTGGGGTTTATTGGTCTCTGCACTTTTTGTGTTACTTCTTTAGATTTTCAGTGCACAAGTATCACTGCACATCTCCCCATGTCCAGGAATGACCAATGGACCTGTGATGTACAGGGCATGCAAGAATATTATAAATGTCCCATTAATTTGCAATATATAAGATTTGCTCAAATACAATGACAGAAcgggtaaggccccatacacacgatagaatttatccgcgaatacggtccagcggaccgtttccgcggataaatcctctcgtggatttcggcggattttcatgcgatggtgtgtacacaccatcgcattgaaaaccgcgccgaaatcctctggcgatgacgtgtcgcgccgttgccgcgattatgacgcggcgacgtgcgcgacgctgtcatataaggaattccacgcatgcgtcaattcattacgacgcatgcgggggatcccttcggacggatggattcggtgagtctgtacagaccagcggatccatccgttgggatggattccagcagatggatttgttgtgcatgtcagcaaatatccgatctgctggaatccatcccaggggagatatatccgcggaaacagatccgctggcgtgtacacaccataggatctatccgctgaaacccatttgctgggatttatctgcggatggattctatggtgtgtacggggcctgagactaatAACATAACAGATTGAACTTGACAGTAAATCAAAATTTTTATGTTATACAAAACAGGGATATTGGAGAGATGTTCCCTTTCCCTTGTTAAAATGTCGTGGGTTACTATTAGATTGACTGTGTCAAGTCCGCATTTAGATACTGATGTCCTTTTATGACAACAGTTTTCAAAGTGCTAGAAGCATAAGCATCACTTCCTGAAATCTTGTAGTGTACCACTGGCGACATATGTCATAAAGAGGTTGCGAAACACTGGCGGTGAAGACACCCTTGGTATTTTTACAGTAAATTTTAACATACTGACGGTATTGAGGATTGCACATTGCAAATATTTTTTATGAGTATCAATAACTAAAGCTCTGTAAATGACCATCAGCTTCAGGTAACAAATACTAATATACACCAGGATATATTAGGGTAGATATAAGGCAAGTaatctgtgcactttgcaagggaattttaatCAGAGCTTGGCGAATGAAGTAAAGCtccgctgacttccatcattcaatcacgtgcaagaaaaaatgttgtttggtttattttccttgcacatgattggggtattctttgcaaaattaaactTCCTtgtattcactaagctctggggaaaattcccttgcaaagtgctacttctcttttaaagtaaaTCAACCCGATGTCACTAAGCCAAGTAACTATAAGGTCAGCCTAGGATAATAAAAGCTTTTCGGAATTTGGAATATGTGCTTATTCTAAAATGATTACATTTCCCTGTTTTTTAGGTAGTGAGGGAGTGGCAGATCTTTCACCAAGGGTGATGGGTGACAAGACACGTGCTAGTCTTTGCTTTCacccaggcccgtcgctacaggacaggcaaaacaaacaattgcttggggccccgagctggcctggggcccccaacttccccttcccaggctgtagcgtggtcgagctcctcttccttcctcctggagtcctgtcagtccggccgggtaccgtgcgtggtacaggagattcagtttcttgttcccggccggactgacaggaagtgcacactgagtgctcacttcctttcagtccagccaggaacacaggaaactgaatctcctgtaccgcacggtacccggcccagcccgggcactatctgattgggaactggggacccataatgatagaacacctgactgacaggaggaagaggagcttggccactcTACAGcgacagcctacagggaagagggaggtgagaatagaaaaacatagggactagggaggggggggggaggagtaagaacatgggtgtaaaaattagtgtagcgctaacgtaggctttgcgtgcaggggggggtgcttgggggcccccattttgcttggggcccccaaattccttcaaacggccctgctttCACCATTGGTCATACTCATACTCTTCAGGCTGTGTAAAGCCCTTACCCACAGAAAACATTATTCATTTATTCAAGGCCATTATATCCATTTCTCTTTTTCACATACTTTCAATATACAATACCGCTGTAAATGCAATAGTTATATCCAAAGTTTAATTTatctatatgtttttattttataaaacatgCCTATTATTTTAAAGATGtagtttaaagtgtttgttaacctacaaaaaaatagagatcctggtcccttaaagcttatgctgtgtaatctgctctcttctaaactgtaaaaaaacctGACTGATCCTGCCACTTCCTTTGTCCCCCTCTCTGCGCTGACCATGAAAATCAGAGCTGCTGAGCACTGACTACAGTGGTCATTGTACGTCCCTCtgtcatccgcagccctgctctgtccttctctgtgctctctccctcctcccctgtgtCCTAATAACAGGAGCTCTTGTCTGTGTGTTTTATAAACAAAAAGGTCTCCTTTACCGTATTTCAGAGCGGCTCCCCACGATCATGTGACcacccgtctctctctctctctctcctctcctcctctcgtcTCGGCCAACATCAGCTGGGGAATCTCGGCCCCACCCGCTGCATCTGTCAGCCGGGCAATAGAGAGAGTTGGTCGGTCACGTGATCGCGGGAGCCGCTCTGAAATACAGtaaagaaggatttttttttaataaaacacaaagACAGGAGCACTTGTCATCAGGAAACAAGGAGGATTATATGAAGTAGTAAAAGTGGGTTAACAACCGCTTTAATCTGCTCATATTTTGTCTTCCCTGGTTTTTCTCTTTCACCTCATCAACACGTTAATGACTTCTTTAAATAAAACGTTTCCATTTTCATTACGCATCATATTTTAGACTCAGTGAAGTCACCACGGGCTCTCTGTTTTTCTATATGTAATGCAGGCAATGGCTGGTGGGTGGGGCCAGTAGGGTGCTATatatagcttcctgaaaacatcacagcacaaTGCCTCAGTATtcctcttaaagtagaactatagacaaaattttaaattttttaaaattttcaataGAGTAAAACACAGTCAGTTTTACCgatggaattgtgtgatgacaggctgttggagaaaaatccgaccgtttgaacGCTCCAtatgacaattgttgtcagattttccgcagacaaatgttggatggcaggctttaaaattttccatgtACAGGGGTCTGTTGCTGgattttccgagcatgtgtacacaagtctatcggacaaaagtccaaagtacaagtaCAGAGAGGGCGATGTGAATGAACAAGCAGAGcagcggctcaggtgcccccatagcaagctgcttgctgtgggggcacccgacaggagggaggggccaagagcatcATCGAGTGACCTCGAGAAGAGGAGTATCCGGACCACACTGTGCAAAAttactgcacagggcaggtaagtataacatccaggtgattctcttataagtgactgacaatatgaggcatgcaggtgatatagcgtgggttagcaggagacctccaccaatagtaacaatggccgctcacctcactgataataaaaaatcgctttcccataagggtcaatcccaggcatgtaacagcataatccaagcaggaaaggaatacatctcaggtaatatcagtatggatggcagatctcaaataatatcaacatggatagcagccatggaatccgatgtaagaaaaacaaaacatagtgtttctccgcaataaccaatataacatttaatagtgaaaatacacttacataaaaagcactatatccagtgctaggaatcaaatgcaaacaaaaatgcacagcatggtccgatagatggcagcgggtgacgtcacgtacttccatctatcggaccatgctgtgcgtttttgtttgcatttgattcctagcactggatatagtgctttttatgtaagtgtattttcactattaaatgttatattggttattgcggagaaacactatgttttgtttttcttacatcggattccatggctgctatccatgttgatattatttgagatctgccatccatactgatattacctgagatgtattcctttcctgcttggattatgctgttacatgcctgggattgacccttatgggaaagcgattttttattatcagtgaggtgagcggccattgttactattggtggaggtctcctgctaacccacgctatatcacctgcatgcctcatattgtcagtcacttataagagaatcacctggatgatctttatttggacttttcctctagcgctgcactatctactttacattgactcttaaggaatttataaattgaatcctagtgcatagctgctgattgtgttttacctgtatattgcgctgatttttttactattttcagttaagtataacatgtttattattaaaaaaaaaaaatatgtagtttTACAATCACGTTAAAGTGGACGTAAACCCAAttaatgaaatttgagctgggcgcatatatctgcagtattttgttatctctcttcaaagagccaagtcccatagctccctcctgacccgttcctctgttatcagcctgataactcctgacaaattctctgacacatcagataaaagcagcctgaaattacTGTCAGGGGAGGTTTCTATAGATTAGCAAGGAGCTgggcctgttacaaaacacctctgcatatgtggagagggggtgtgtgcctttcctccaatcagctattttagctatcttggctgtatgcccagacatcacactctgtgttaaacaggaagagaacatttcctaacacgatctgaactatctaaacagtatataaatgtgaccacagcagatatacatgtaaaacctatgtagggagatttggttcatctctgtgtatcatctgaagctggtcactttactgggtgtatggagggtttacatccactttaaggctaaaATGTAATCAGTATCAATGTGTTGTAGATCAGTAGAGTGATTGACACAGCTACCAACAGTATATAATCTAGCACTTGTTCTATCACATATTAATTTTATCTTTTTTCTTAGCTAGAGCTAAAATagagctaaaataaataaaagcttatTTTTATACACAAATGTATTTGCTTTGGAGGTTATTGTTAACAAATATGATGTACCATTATTTCATATGAATTAATTGTAATATCTCTGGCACAGGGATGATGCCTTCACCGTGGGCTACGATTTTGCTGTACCTAACAGTCCTCTCCTCTGCAACTGGTTACAAGCATCCCCTTCCAGATCAATCCTTTTTGACTGATCCCCATAATAGAGAAGAATATAGCAGTCCTCCTCTAGTGTTCGAATGGAAAACACAAGACAAATCAGATAAAACACTCCTTACTTTAATCCGCATGGTAAGAGaaatttcagataaaaaaaaagctgaatctCAGCCAGATAAGAAGTTCCCTTCAAAGACTGAAAAGGTCACAAAATCCCCATTGGAAAAGTCTCCAGGGGTCTCCCCGCTTATTGTGTTGCCATCCCAAACTCCATATAAGAAACCTCCCGTCATGGAGCAACTTGATGATGAAGAAGAAGATGAAACCACACCATCAAGCGAACTAAATCACACTTCGACAAAAGTAAAACTCATTGGAGCTGAAACAACACAAACAGACAAATCGCCCACTGCAGCAATAAAAACAATATCCACACAAACGACATTAAAAAGCACTCAAGAACAACTTTCTACACAAAGTCCCACCAAATCTGAAGATTTGCCTGTTTTTACAAAGAATACGGTTAATGAAGCCACCACATCTGGTCCAATTCATTCAACAATTAATAAAGTTCTAAGCAGTATACCTGATAGTACCAGTAAAAAAGTGgaggaaaaaaatacagaaactATAACATCAAAAATACCTACTGACACACCACCCAAACCCATATTGACATCAGCTGAGCCAACTACACATGGAAAAACAACCGGGTTGATCCCAGATTCTTCCACAACACCTGTACCAGTAACACACACATCCACCATTTCAGAAGATAAAATATCTACCCAGTCGCTAATGAAACAGTGTATGCTCACTATACTTATTCTTGCTGTTGTGTGCACAATCTTTATTATAACTACCATTGCACTTGCAGCCAAACTTTCC
This window encodes:
- the SELPLG gene encoding P-selectin glycoprotein ligand 1 translates to MMPSPWATILLYLTVLSSATGYKHPLPDQSFLTDPHNREEYSSPPLVFEWKTQDKSDKTLLTLIRMVREISDKKKAESQPDKKFPSKTEKVTKSPLEKSPGVSPLIVLPSQTPYKKPPVMEQLDDEEEDETTPSSELNHTSTKVKLIGAETTQTDKSPTAAIKTISTQTTLKSTQEQLSTQSPTKSEDLPVFTKNTVNEATTSGPIHSTINKVLSSIPDSTSKKVEEKNTETITSKIPTDTPPKPILTSAEPTTHGKTTGLIPDSSTTPVPVTHTSTISEDKISTQSLMKQCMLTILILAVVCTIFIITTIALAAKLSTMRQRQKLRHPATYTEMRCISSLLPDNDQQSKVKPKRLRTFAAPEESDGDNTTLNSFLPDH